The genomic DNA TCATTTATGACATTTTAGACATTTAGTTCTAAAATAAAacgaaaacatgtttttaatgaTGGCTCTTATTTAAAAGGGCCTGATAAAACACCCAAGAACCCATTCAGAGATGAAAACTAAGGTGTGGTGGCTTAAGTGGGCGTTGCCATACTGTATATAGTCAGAACCACTGATGAAAACCATAGTTAAGTACTTTTAAACTAACAGGAAAAACCAAATATAATATATGGTGCTCACTccacacccctgccacgtggatctcaagggataaaccatcaaccctgctcaaaggtcacctttcctggcggggtcacccatgaagacagtggtagGGTGACGTTCGTTTTATCCACCAGGAGGCGCTAGAGCCAGATACTTTTACAgtttacaggtgaaactggaaaaacttTAATCTGGAGCAAAAATCCATTCgtgtcagtaatccagctcagactgagagaccatctaaaggctcaggaaccctctgcagctGTTCTGGATTCACCAGCTGATCAGAGCGTGACACGGAGTCTAGAATACAATATTCTGACCGTCTGAGATGTTGAATGTGGCGGATTCCATCAGCTGTAAGCCTTAATCATCTGTACTCCAACAGataaaggctgaaacatctggatgTGCTTGGAATGAGTGTCTCACACATCAGTTTCACATTTTAGGCTGGATTAGTGAcagatgaatttttttttttaccagattcTCACTTTCCCAGTTTCACCTGTCAAGTTTCTGtggagcgcctcgtgatttttactgTGAGGCGattttataaaagattgttttttctttctttctttaaagcTTTACTCCTCTTTGTTTTCAGCAAACTAAAGTCAACAAGTTACTTCCTGTTTTGTTAGATTTAAGTTTCTCAGGATAAAAAGCCATCAGGAATAATTTGGGATGCAACGTGATTATAGTTTATAAATGAACTTGTAATGGACAACGTCCCACATACAGTAGATATCAGCCTTCATTTAAGCCACATTTGGTACATAGACCTGGTTTGttcagtttcacacacacacacacacacacacacacacacacacacacacacacataagcatcATCCTATACCAGGggtttcttaggtgtgttcttgctgtgtctttctaaatccatgctttcgttctttttaaacacagaaacagttttgtttacctgtttgtagctacagtttcgccgacagctgccggcttcttcaggctgacgctgatggcaaaaatacaaaagatggatcaaggaagcaatcgagataaggagacgaggatgtgggaccatgaacagggacgacggagtttacacgctggaccacgcatgggactgcatcgtctgagaggggagagcgggcagtagagggtgacaacgtcctctgctgcccgcagatgaacggagaaggaagtgacgcgccaccatcagcgtcagcctgaagaagccggcagctgtcggcgaaactgtagctacaaacaggtaaacaagaccaggggtgtccaatcctggtcctcgagggccgatatccagcgcgttttcgttttaacctgcttcaacacacctgatttcaatcagcaggtgattaacaggcttctgcagagcctgatgagctgctgcacaggtgattcaaccagctaaTCAAGCGTGACGAAGCAGAAAAACGacaaaacctgctggttaccggccctccaggaccaggattggccaCCCCTGTCCTAGACTAAAGGGAGCGACAGGAGAAGGCACTGGGGTTGCTATAAACTGGATGAAAAATTTTCCTTTGGAAAATTCTGCtggaagaaaatcctttaaagggAATGAATgatctggctctctgtccagggtgtaccccgcctgattgcccattgaccgctggagataggcaccagtccccctgcgaccctacatggacaagcgggttggaaggaaggaaggaaggaaggaaggaaggaaggaaggaaggaaggaaggaaggaaggaaggaaggaaggaaggaaggaaggaaggaaggaaggaaggaaggaaggaaggaaggaaggaaggaaggaaggaaggaaggaaggaaggaaggaaggaaggaaggaaggaaggaaggaaggaaggaaggaaggaaggaaggaaggaaggaaggaaggaaggaaggaaggaaggaaggaaggaaggaaggaaggaaggaaggaaggaaggaaggaaggaaggaaggaaggaaggaaggaaggaaggaaggaaggaaggaaggaaggaaggaaggaaggtaggaaggaaggaaggaaggaaggaaggaaggaaggaaggagggatatgaacgatcgcatcaGGACCAGCTGAGTTTGTTGAATAACTGTTGGGATGTCAGAAATCCCATGGCGGAGCGGCTTTGCTTCATGGGTGATTCCTGGCTGACGGGTTTCCTGAGAGGAAAAATATTAAAGTTTAAAACAAACAATAATTCTCTTCCATTCTAGTTTGTGTCTGAATCAgggatttaaccctcccactgtctttatgggtgaccccaccaggaacgttgaccagtgagcagggttgatggtttagccCTTGggcccacgtggcaggggtgaggtggtgctcaccatTTTcacataaaccatcaatcctgctcagtggtctactttcctggcggggtcacccattaagaCAGCGGGAGGGTTCATCTAAATCTCCACACTCTGGTGGAATATTCCAAGAACTGACTAAATATTTCCCCTAAAAcagataaaaatataaatatttaatatATTTATGACCTATTGTCTCTGACTGACCTGTAATGAGGAACAGAGGTGTGGCTGGatcctgctctggtcctgcaggacGTGCTTTTGGGTTTAGGTGTTGGGTGGGACACGGAGCTGGTGCCACCTGCTCTGTGGTGTTCCCGCTGAATCTTGGAAGTGGATCCTGGATCTGGGTTTTCCGGTCTGTGGGGACAAAGGTGTTGATGAAGGTGTTGCTCGGCTCTGATGGAGTTCTGTGGAAGCATCAGCAGGAGGGAACTTTGACCTGAGAGCCTCCATCTCAGCCAGAACCTGGGAGTGTTCCTTCTGCAGCTGCTCCAGGTTCTGGTGTTTGTTCTTCAGCTCCTCCTGAAGCTGCTGCACCTGCTGATGGAGGGGAGACAAACCCGATGAAGATCCAAAGCAATGATCTCATTTATGGATGAGATCAGAACTTGGAGGTTTTCTCTCCCACCTTCCTCTGGAGGCAGCTCATCCTGGACATCTCACGGATCATTTCCTCCTGGATTTCCACATCAATGCTCAGCTGATGCTTCCGTTCCCGCAGGACGGAGTTCTCCTCCATCAGAACCTTGAACTGCTCAGACAGCTTGCTGAAGCAGGCTTTCATCTCTGCGTTCTCCTGCAGCACCGACCGGGCCCTCTCAGGGAGGTTCTGGTCCACCAGGTGCTGAACCTTTGCTTCCATGGCCAAGGTGCAAGTCTCCATTTCCTCCCTGAGTCTTTGACCACAGAGCAAATATTTCTGAGGAACTACGTCCAGATTtagatttttgtcattttaacaccATTTAACCTTTTCTTCTCCAGCAGAAGTTTCATCTCCAGGTCATGGATCTGGTTTTTATGCTCCTCCTCCTGATGCTCCAGCTTCTTCTCCAGATGATCCAAGTTGGTCATCAGATCCTCTTTCTGCCTCTCAAACTCGTCCAGATCTGTTAGATTTCCGACTGTCAGGAAGAGGAGAAATGAGCAGATGATGGGAATATTTttcatttagtgtgtgtgtgtgtgtgtgtgtgtgtgtgtgtgtgtgtgtgtgtgtgtgtgtgtgtgtgtgtgtgtgtgtgtgtgtgtgtgttaaatgatCAGAAAGTACTGACTGAGTGGTCATCTTCATCTATTGCCACAACAGCTAATTTAGTTGAAATTTGACGTTTagctgagaacacacacacacacacacacacacacacccacacacacacacacacacacacacacacacacacaccgttcagGCTCACAGACTATATTATACAGACTAGATTATCACCAAGCTTCCTGTTCTGTTCCTGGAGTTCCCGAATTTGTTCTTGGAGCGCCGCCATCAGCTGATCGTGTTTTAGCTGCTGAGTGCTCCGGTTCTGATCCGCAGCTTCCCGCTGATTCTGCAGCCGCTCGGACAGCCGATccagctcctcctccttctccagaAGGGAGTGTTTCAGATAATCTGTGATGTCCTTCTTCTCGTTTCTCAGTGAGCTAAACTGAGAGATTAAAAGTTGGTTCTGCTTCTCGAGCTCCTCGCATTTCTTCTGAAACCTGAGGTGAGTACAAAGATGCACAACTCCATTCTTTGGTTCTAGAGTTAGTCTCAGCTTCTGAGGGTGAAACTTGCAGCTTGATGTATTATTTAGTGGTTTTTAACTTTATTGTGCTGATCAGCTGATTTCCTCTTACGCGTTAACATTAAACACGAGTCTTAAACAGAATTTGCTCTGATttgggtctgtgaatgcaccactGCCACTCAgcagaataaacaaataaattggGATTTTTCCCTGACAATTTAGGCTGTAATTAATGTTAACAAAAACAGATCTTCCACCTGAACGAGTTTAATTCCAAAACAATTACGTTAATAAAGGTTTTCTAACAATTATAACTCTTTATGCATGTCTGAGCTGGAGATCGGTGACGGCCCTCAAGACTAAAATCAGTGATGTCTACAATCAGCCTTTATATGCTTGATTTAAACTGAACGGTTCAGTAAAGTAAGTTTTCCCTCACATATTGAacgttttaattttgtttttagcTTTTATAAATGCATAATTGCTGGAGAAAATAACTATAGCAGAATTAAACATTTCTGTTAGTTTTAAACTTTAGATAACAAGAGCAAAGTTCTTTatcatttaaaaatgaaaacatcTCAGAAGCTCTAAAATGTAAAAGCAACATGTTATTTGAGTACGTTTGATTTCATTTGTTTCTGCCCAGATTCTGTTGAGCACTGAAAAAATAAGATTCATATTTATTATGTGACTGAATCCCAAAGCTGCTTAAAATATTCACGTTTGAGTCAATTAAGCGTCTTTCTTTCCATTCAGTGGTGTTACCAGATtattaaaaaaaagtatttttgtgATTTTACTACCGTTCTTTTAGTGTTGACCCACAACTAAAGACACACATAATCTCTGCATTGTAAAGGAAAACacctaaaattaaataaataataataaaagctaatTTCATAGAGAAACCGGTAGCTAATGCTAGCATAAAGTTTCCTCACTTTTCCGACTCCACGGTCAAATATTCGATCTGAGCCAGAAAGAAACCCTTTTCTGTCTCGTCCGAAACGCTTTTTTCCTCCCGAGTCACAGAACTCGACTTCTTCTTGGCTTTACTGTCATTTTTACCGCTTTTCTTGCCTGTATTTTTGGGCATCGTTTCTGGAAAAATCACAGAAAGTTTACGGGCGGAAACTGTCCCGTTGCTAGGTAACGCTGCCTTCAGGGACACTCGAAATTTTGTGTTTCTACCACAGAGACTTGGAAGAAATCAGAAAGTGTTGAGTTGTTGAACGTGGGCCAAAGATAGATGGTCTTTACAAACattaaacaaactaacaaaatttACTCAGTGACATGTAAGAAATGTGTATTTAGTCGTTTTTGTCCTTTCTAGGACTGAAATTTCCAAAGTCTGATTTTAAGAACGCATAATCATTTTCATGAACTCTGTTTCCAGAAGAGGACCGGGACAATtaaaagaacatttttatttaacttAATTTTGTACCATTTggattttttaaatctttattaattatttataatataataaaataatttaaCATGATAAAATGAGCAGAAAAGAACAGTTAATAAAAATTCGGAAAACAACGGACAGTGTGACAAAAATAAACCCATAATTAAATTATTGACATATTGGTATACTGACGGGGCTTTTGTATTGTTGCAACAATTTAACAATTCCTGCACTAAAATGATTTCAATATAAAAACTACTAAATTGGGATGATATTTTTAACAGAAATTAtagataaaaatgtttttataccATAGATAAAGGTAGCTTATACCAATATTTAAAGCTGGAGATTAGCTGTTTTCTAACTATAGGTCAATCTCTTTAGTTCATCGACTGTCTTAAATATTAGAAAACGTGTTTAATGTCAGGTTTGAACAAttttatgagaacacaacattctGTAGCCAAcaacatggatttagaaagaatgAAAACACTTTATTTGCACTAATAGAATTTGTCtgtatattaaaaaaaaacagtacgCTACTGGAATTTTTCTATGTCTAAAAAGATTTTGACAAAGTTGATCATGACTTATTAATAAGTAACTTCATACGTAAGGTGTGAGAGAATGGCCATCAGCTACAGAACAATATGGTGAAATAAATCAAGCAAAACCTAAATCAATGAAGCAAAAcctaagtcaatgaaaacaaggtTTGGAGTTCCTCAGGGTTCAGTTTGATACGTTATTATATATTTTGTATATTGACATTATTTATGAGGCGTCTACTGTTCTGTTTGCTGATGATAGTAATTTAATTTGTGGTGGTGACAACTTGGAGGAGCTTCTGGATACAGTTGGTATAATGAACTTAATAAATGAAAGGGTTGGTTCAACATTAATAAATTAACGcagaatttaaataaaacaaagttcATAATATTTGCCAATGAAAAACTCATGATAAACGATATAGAAATTGAAAGAGTGACTAAAACTAAATTACTTGGTGTAAGGAAAACTGTGTTGGAAGAGACATTTCATTAGTCAAATGTTTATTAAATCACTCTTCATTACGTCGTACTGCTCCTTCGTTCTCCCACAGGACTTTGTGCTGACGTCTGAGGGAACCCATTCAAGAAAACTATTACCTCTATATATCTTCTTCACTAAAAGGCCTAATCACCGGATAATCCCCCcatattccactatctccgctccggtccgcccccgccttccgcagccgctcgcttccgaactcaactggtacccgctctactacggctccgctccggtgcggagacctgaggggcgcaaacaagcatgcgcgggattttcgagatcttgcgatacagtccgagcaataaacgcggaagttagatccaaacaccggttgtgtgggagaagcatcgacatgaactgtttaatctgcccatcatttgtgttgagagatcagcagtgtgtggatcaacaaagtgtgactactttgatagtggaaactgtatttttggcttacttttgtgcatttaaagttcagccgccattgatatttgttaaaagttgttaaaactgtgcatataaaacaaaaaaaaaaacgctttttgtttatcgatttattgtgaaataacggaagttgtgcttgctccttttcctgttgggcggttgtgatttctgcccattgactgcggaggtgctccggcatctggattctatttttgccggacaaaggaacggcgggcggcgcactgccgcAGCTCGGCCGCAGCAGTGGTgctgcggagcggaggtagtggaatacaCTGAACCAACAAACGCTCTTTTAATCAAATTGAAACGGTTGAAATTTGAATACCTGGTTGGATTCAAAATGCTTGAGTTTAAGTTCAAAATCAAAAATTAAGAACAGTTTCCAATTCAGGCACAGCCAGTTTAGTTTGGGAGGAACAAGCGTGTTCATGAAGCCATCTAACCCCGTCATACTTCAACAAGAGCAGTCCGGTTGTGCAGTAAGTGAAGATGAGAACATGTCAAAATACTGGAAGACAAGATAAAAGACTAACTCAAACATATAACTGAATGAGGTCTCTGTTTGTGCGTATGTGTATGAGTTTATCTGTGTTTACTTTTTTCAGTAGGATTCAGAAATATTTAATTCTAAACTTGAACACTTTATTACATCATCATCATGCATTATTATGTCATGAAGCGCGTCTTTGCAGCAGCAGGATCTGAGCCAGCGTGAGGTGTAACAGCCAGGGTTGATTGTTTTTGGGATCCTTACCTCCACAGGGTTAGCTGAAACCCTCCGTCTATAAACCTGCTCGGCTGGCTGGCTCTGCGTAAGGAGGTTAATTCAGTCTCAGGTCATTCATGCTCAGGAAATTTATAAGAGAATAAATGCATTAATGTGGCCAAGCCTTAATGTCACAGTAAACGTAATTTAACAGAGAACACTGTAAAAATATCCCTGTGAAAGCAAAGCTGAGTTATTACAGCTCAATAAAATCTGATAAAGGAGTGCTACTTAATCAGACGATTCTGTTACTGTTCAGTCAAGGTTAAACAATGTTCTACCTCTaggtttcattgtgtttattggccacacacacacacacacacacacacacacacacacacacacacacacacacacacacacacacacacacacacacacacacacacacacacacacacacacacacaccaagaagtgtttctatggttacaatgTGATTTCTCAGTATAAATATTctatggtgagagataaactttattgagagagagagagagagagagagagagagagagagagagagagagagagagagagagagagagagagagagagagagagagagagagagagagagagagagagagagagagagagagagagagagagagagagagagagagagagagagagagagagagagagagagagagagagagagagagagagagagagagactcaatGTCTTCAGTCATTATTGTTGCCATATTTTCCAATTTATTCTATCATAATGGGTTTTATggtcaaaataaacaataacaacaaaatacttaaatattttaaaaacaCCCAATGAAATAAAatacaactttatttatatagcccatTTCATGCATGACAACACAGTGTGCTGCACAGCATATGAAATAAAAACTCAAAGTTTTAAAAAGAAGTGATAATAAAGTGTGCACATGCATGCAAAACAAATctgcaaaaaagaaaacacacacatatgcatcagTATATGCTTAAACCTACATGCATAAATACGTGGATATTCAATGCAATTCAATATCACTGCACTTGTTGACGAGCATACCGACCCAACAGCACATGCTCATTTATATGCACACTCCAATAAATAGGCGCTCAAACTCCACAACATATAGATGTGCACATTCACACAATACTGATGCAAGAACATTTAGCAGAAGGATTAAAATGCATGGACACACGCACagagttaaaggtgcattatgagtCCAAAACCTGTGGTAATTCAATCGTGCCTTTTGAGATTTTTTTTGtgaataaaatgtttttgttacctgCACAACCTTTTATTCTTCACCCTTTTGTTGTTAATGTCAATTTTACTTCAGCAAGTGAAGGTCTGAATTCTAGGCCACTGCTTTCCAGCTGttcctattctattctattctattctattctattctattctattctatttgattatattatattatattctgCTCTTTTCTAAttgattctattctattctaattgattctattctattctaatctgCTCTTTTCTAAttgattctattctattctaattgaTTCtatcctattctattctattctattctattctaattgaTTCTATCCTATTCTATTCTAATTGATTCtatcctattctattctattctaattgaTTCtatcctattctattctattctattctaattgaTTCtatcctattctattctattctgttcttttCTAATTGATTCCAtatcattctattctattctattctattctattctgaagCTTTGGCAGCTGCCAATTGGAAAGAAACACGGTCTTAGGTAACAACAAATAAAATGTAATTTTCAGCAAACATCAGTTACAAActtgtaaaatataaatatactGTAAATCAAGCTGAAGAGGTGCTGATTTAATTCTTTTTGAATGGTTGGTTTCCCACCTAGTTAATAAAATATTTGACGTTTTTATGAATGAAACGACTGAATAACGTCCAAATGTTGGAGGTTTTTCTGGTTTTCCTGAGATAAGGAAGGTGCGTTTCCTCCCCTCGCAGGAGCATCCTACGCCTCCTCTCGCTGACTCCAGGAGGAGCCGGGACGTGACCTTAAATCCTCCAGGCTCCGGAGCTGAACTCCCCCTGCAGACCCAGCGGCGGAATGACAAAAGACAAGCCGAGCAAACAGGTGTCAGAGGCCAGGCCACAAGCTCTCAAGTCTCCCAGGATGCCCAAGTGCTCCCGCTGCAGGAACCATGGCTTCGTGTCTCCTCTGAAGGGACACAAGCGTTTCTGCAACTGgcgggagtgtgtgtgtgctaaatGTAAGCTGATAGCGGAACGTCAACGCGTGATGGCTGCGCAGGTAAGCTAATACCTGCTAACCGCACCCAACTCCAGTAGTTTGGGTTTAAATACCAACTTTTTTACTAACTTTAAACTAGCAATATTCTCTTTTATGGGTTATCATCGAAAAATGTTTGAATTTAGCAAAGTTTATCAAAAAACGTGTTGTAttctacgtttttttttttacacagctaACGGTTTTGAGTGTGATGCTAACCTCGGCTCTTAAAGTTGTTTCTAAATTAAATGTTACTCTAAAAACTGTTAACATTCAACCTTGTGAAATGTCtgcctgtgtgtgggtgtgtgtgtgtgtgtgttcaaaaaCTCAAAAGTTGCCTCCAGAAGTAACTTTAATAAAGTCAGTAAGTCATAATTAAATTATACGTAATAACAGATTTATCACCTCTAATAGAAGGCTTTGATATACTGTTGgttttttattataattattttgatGTTTTAA from Nothobranchius furzeri strain GRZ-AD chromosome 10, NfurGRZ-RIMD1, whole genome shotgun sequence includes the following:
- the cfap157 gene encoding cilia- and flagella-associated protein 157, coding for MPKNTGKKSGKNDSKAKKKSSSVTREEKSVSDETEKGFFLAQIEYLTVESEKFQKKCEELEKQNQLLISQFSSLRNEKKDITDYLKHSLLEKEEELDRLSERLQNQREAADQNRSTQQLKHDQLMAALQEQIRELQEQNRKLVGNLTDLDEFERQKEDLMTNLDHLEKKLEHQEEEHKNQIHDLEMKLLLEKKRLREEMETCTLAMEAKVQHLVDQNLPERARSVLQENAEMKACFSKLSEQFKVLMEENSVLRERKHQLSIDVEIQEEMIREMSRMSCLQRKQVQQLQEELKNKHQNLEQLQKEHSQVLAEMEALRPENPDPGSTSKIQREHHRAGGTSSVSHPTPKPKSTSCRTRAGSSHTSVPHYRKPVSQESPMKQSRSAMGFLTSQQLFNKLSWS